In Nitrospiria bacterium, the DNA window CGCTGTCCATGGCCCTTTTCATGGCGGGCAGCCGTAATTCACACCTTTATTACTCCTTAAGTCTCGGATTCAAGGCATCTTGGAGGCCTTCCCCGAGCAGGTTGTAGCCCAGGACGGTGATCAGAATGGCGAGACCGGGAAAGAGGGTAAGCCACCAGGCAATATCGATCATATCTTTTCCGGAAGTGATAATATTCCCCCAGCTCGGCGTCGGCGGTTGGACACCGAGACCCAGGAAGCTCAAGGAGGATTCGACGAGGATGGCTCCCGCGACGCCCAGCACGGCCGAGACATAAACCGGGGACATCGCGTTGGGAAGAATGTGAAAAAAAATGATCCTCCAATCTTTCGCGCCTAGCGCCCGCGCCGCTCTGACATAGTCCACCTCTTTTAAGGCCAGGAATTCTCCGCGCACAAAACGGGCCACGCCCATCCAACTTGTGGCTCCGATGATGATCATGACGTTCCAGATATTCGGTCCGACGAAGGCGATTACGGCTAAAATGAGGAAGAATGTCGGTACGGAAAGCATGATGTCTACGAGTTGCATGAGAATATCGTCGGGCCAGCCGCCGTAGTAACCCGCGACGGCGCCGATGAGAGTGCCGATCCCGATCAAGATTCCGACCGCGACGAATCCTACCACCAGCGAGATCCGCGAACCCCAGATCATCCGGCTTAAGACGTCTCGTCCCAAGTCGTCGGTTCCAAGGGGATGGGAGGGAGTCGGCCCGACTAAAATCATTTTCACATCAATATAGGCTGGATCGTAAGGCGACAGAATGGGGGCCAGGAGTGCGATGATCAAGACGGACAGAACGATTAGAGAGCCCGCAAGGGCGGGCCGATTTCTCCTGAATCGTCTCCAGAATTGTTCCCATGTTGACTGTTGCTTTGTCGCCATCTGGTTTTACCGTGTTCGATGGAGCCGAACGGTAGGATTGGCAATCGCATAAAAAACATCGGCCATGAAATTTCCGATCAGCGTTAAGACGGTTCCGATCATAATAATGCCCATGATCGTCGGATAGTCCCGCGACATAACCGACTGATAGAACAGAAGGCCCATTCCTTGGATCGCGTAGATCGACTCGAAGATCACGCTTCCACCGATCAGTCCGGG includes these proteins:
- a CDS encoding ABC transporter permease; protein product: MATKQQSTWEQFWRRFRRNRPALAGSLIVLSVLIIALLAPILSPYDPAYIDVKMILVGPTPSHPLGTDDLGRDVLSRMIWGSRISLVVGFVAVGILIGIGTLIGAVAGYYGGWPDDILMQLVDIMLSVPTFFLILAVIAFVGPNIWNVMIIIGATSWMGVARFVRGEFLALKEVDYVRAARALGAKDWRIIFFHILPNAMSPVYVSAVLGVAGAILVESSLSFLGLGVQPPTPSWGNIITSGKDMIDIAWWLTLFPGLAILITVLGYNLLGEGLQDALNPRLKE